AAGTTCTACAGATTTGGCTGAATTTTGCCTGAAATtattctgacatggtcccgacaacgtgttgttacatctctgatTACTCAATATCGACAATGGCTACCATggcaccatatctaattaattacctatatgattattgccaaggtagtgagatgaccgttaaggcccttgggcctcttgctATTTTTAATTTGTCACAAACTTCGTTTAACTCGTTTCACTGTGAAAACAAGAAAATTCGtagaatttccatcccccgctttcaggacataatGTAGATAAACATTATTGAAGTTAATAAGTAGAATGTGTAAAGTAATGTCCGCTGAAAGTGACTATTAAACTTGGCATTTAAGTTCCAtactaacttttaagaaaatggcagaaaatgcatttttagTACATCAAAGGGACATAACTTTACTACATAATGTCGACCAAAAAAGTTCAATTGTCGGTCAATCGAACTTGaccaagcccttaaggcatttgaccttgttaacaagtttgaagaaaatcggttaattttttttaaattattgcagggaaatggcagaaaatgacttttttttattaaatcaaagggccataactctgccgAGTTGCGATCGAACTTGACCAAGCCCTTAAGatatttaactttgttaccaactttgaagaaaatcggttaaggttcatgtaaaggctttaaacagtgatattttgcaaccctaaaactcattactgcgctgcaattgaacagaactaatttcatcaattgttggtatatacccaggctaactgtcagtcttactgttgatatgtaatttgtgaagctgcttgtaaaactcagtaatatatgagaaaaatgtatatttctggagaagacatagaactcgtgtgaattgcattgatggaaccaaatattcatgccatcgtgttcagctgtgaatatgccaggtactccaacagtttgtttggcaaaatcggaccagcaaatagcgcaggagcctattgtagtAAATacaaatggctgctataaatggcggatcacaaatatcgcatataagaagccatctcaattgatacaaatgttcttatagacaccataaggtactctgaacatgacaagaagactcttcacgaaaaaatAGTTCAACCGATCTGTTTGGGGCggaaaatgcaaatttccggatGGAACCTCAAAGTCCAtattataactattttttttcgtaaatagtcttcttgtcatgttcagagtaccttatagtgtatataagagcacttgtatTTATTAGTTATtctacggaagtggcagaaaatgactttttttattaaatcaaagggccataactctgctaattaagatctgccaaaagtggcaatcgaaattggctaagcccttaaggcatttaactttgttaccaagttttaacaatattagttttaacatttgttagttattacacagaaactgcagaaaaatggcatttgttgtaaattaaagggccataactctgataaataacatccgctgaaagagttgtTCGAACCTGGTCAGGCAtttaaggcattcaaccttgttaccaagtttgaagaaaatcggttaatatttttCACAGTTATTGTACAGAggtggcagaaactgacttttttatttaagcaaagggtcctaactccgctaaataagcaATTTACCTCGTGCTCCATTGGTTAATCATCTCATAAAATAcacaaagtaagaggttaatccttaaatgacgTTTTACAGCTTCCGGTTAAGCACGCATATAAGTTCTGAAGTGCAGGTATCTCTGTCCGATGGGGTAAAAGGGATATTCTACTATCAGGATCACACAATGTTGTACAGCCCtctggtagaatatccctatctttCATAACAACATATGCAAGAGTTTTATATCATCGTATAATAGTCACATGTgaatactacagtctcccaaaacggCACCCACCAGTAATACACTCGTCGCTTAATAAAGGAAGCACATGTGAATGATATTTACACCTGATTTCATTGAACCTTACATACACTGCTACatttattctgttttacatttacAGGATCTCCCATCCACTATGTCGGACCAGTTGTGCGAGGATTCCTGGATATTGTACCATGTTCTTGACAGGTTGATAGGAGGTCGACCAATGGTAACCATCAGTAGGAGACTGACTCTTATAAACGATCTATTATATAATGCTTCAGCAGTATCACAGGTACAGCTGTCTACGGGAAGTTCAGCTGAAGGAATATTGATGAAAGGTTCGGACAAAGACTCGATGCTGATTGACAAAATGGTGATTATTTTAGACTTTGATCAGGAATCGTTGAGCATAACCTCTGATCTTCGTAATGAATCTGTGTTTATCATGAGAGACTCTAACGACCGACCTGGATATGTGAATTTGGAATTAATCAATATGAGACAGCAACCTCCCGCAATGTTGTTAGAATCTATTGTTCCTTttggaaattcacattttcTATCGAGTGCATTGTATACACGATGCGCTGCGTTTATACTCAGTACTGTTTTCCAGGTCCCCATAGAAACACATGGACCATCAACGCCTCTGCTGAACGAAAAGAGTAAAGTAGGCTCTGATATGGATATCGTTTGCGCTTTCTCCTGTAGTAGTTGGCCAGTAGTGGCTCATGAATGGGTGACAAGATCCCGGATGTATAATTGGCCAGTTGCGAGTTTGAGAGATCAGATCATTAATGGTGGATGCTATGTGGTGCCTGTTGGGGATAAGACATCAGAATATGCGTTCATGCAATGGAGAATTTCATTCGCGTCTGCGGAACGCAAGCTCATTCATTCGTTTAGTCATGTCCAGTTCCTTGTTTACTGTCTACTCAAGTACCTCTTCAAACAGGTGTCCGACAGATTAAAAGACATCTACGGAGATGAAGATATCATTTCATCATATATCCTCAAAACAGTTGTCTTTCATGCGTTGGAAACTACACCAACATCTCTGTGGcaagagaaaaatacatttctttgtttCATGCTATGTTTGAAAATGTTATCCGCGTACGTGAAAGCTGGACACTGcccaaattattttatttacaaacacaatatgtttCTTGGAAAGGTTTGTGGGAACCGTCAACAAAAACTGTATCGTTTTCTTGGTGATATCCATGATATGGCTTGGGGTTCTTTGTCTATTGGCACGTTTATCAAACCAACAGTCGGCGACCATATCGATCAGGTGAAACGCGGGGAATGGGAAGCAATTCTCATTCCATCAACTCGATCAGAAAAAGAATGTGATTTGAAAATCATCAGAGAAACGTTGCAACCCGTTCACAATTATTCAGCTCCTGGATCGCTAAAACTTCTGTGTAACCTTTTATATAAATCCGAGTCAGACATGGACGACTTCATCGCTTACTATGGCTTGGTAAACGGGATGTCCGTAGAAGGGATGGAAACATTTGCGAACGACGTCTGtgataggggaaataaaggaatgtacaAATCACTCAGGAGATCAAAAAGGCTCTTAACACCGCTGGTCTCAGCATGTTCAAGTCAAGGAATTTTACCATTAGCAACATATCACTTCCAGACCGGGAATTACCAGAAGTCACTGGAGATGTGTGGACAGGTGATAACATACTGGAAATTATATGTTAATGACCACCTAAGTATGAAGGATGAGATAAGATATGAACATCTCTGCTGTGGGCGCGGATATACCCTCCttcaaaaatgtcaaatagCATGTTCATCAGATATAAAGATTACCAAGAATTCCTCGCGCGTATGTTTCCATACCAACTACAGCCAGAATTAGAGCGCTGCACGTTAGGACGACTTACGATTTCTCCAGTTCCGTATGCTATATTTCTGTCATTCCTGTGCTACCATGAGCTTGGTGACACGAGAAGACGGGATAAAACACTAACAAATCTACAAATTATAAAGTATGATGAGGTACAGGGAGTAAGAAAGTTCTGGATTGTCCACAATCTAATCGGGATTTGTTATGAAATGGTTGGGGATATATCCGGGGCTCTGAGGGAATACAGGGCCTCTATCAATGACCAAACACCCTTACAATGCCTAAATCCTGCAAAAGAGAGAATAGCAAGACTAGCAAAATACCAATCCAGTGGTGCCATTTGAACACATTATGCAGTTGTTTGCAGTCATTGTATCGCGTCTTTTGTAGGCTATGAACATTTAAAAAGTGGTAAAGTAATGCTGAACATTAGATAGTTTTGAGTCAGATATGACATATTTATCAATCTGCAGCATATTGTCTATTTGTCGTTAAAACAAATACTTTCTTATTTTGACACCACTCGGCGATATTGATCTGCCGTCTTTCAAATCATATTTAACTCGTAACCTGTCATTTTGCAGGTAAACAGTGAAATGAAAGGTACTGTGTcaaataaatatctatattatatatattttaacacaaGGCAattcaagtatatatatatatagtggaaTATCTTGCTGTTATATTGTAATCCCAAACCAAGTAGATACCAATGTCACCAACCGGATGTGGGTAACTGTAGTTACGCTCTACAAAAATAGTGACGATGATTTAGGTCAGATTTCGCATGCGTCAGTTTACGTAATTTTTAAGGGTTTATTCGTGTCATCTAGTGAATCAGTTACCCACTGACGAGATCATAACATGCATTCAGTTACCGTCAACATGGTCATATTTACATGgctattttcttcttttatagAGATTTAAAGTTGAGCGCCACGCTTCAAAATTTAgttattttatcttataaatacatgttattgaCTATTATTGCTCATTGTCATTTGTAGATAATGCTAGATATTGTTGTATCACAGTATTTGCTTTGCaggattttttattattatttttttttacaatttaacataaatttagaactgtttataaaaaagtatccctaaattaattattaaaattatgcATCATTGATGTATATCATGTTAAATTTAttgatactacatgtatattaaattgacaatgtttcttatttaaaaaaaatcatatttcaatagtagtctatgctatttaattaaaacacttaattaatgtttacctgtatgatTTTCTGGTATTGCACGAGTCTGAAGAACATCATTCCGCATTGTCCAATTTTCATCAATGTTGCAGGATGTAACAGTGATGTAAGATTCCGTTGCACGGGAGCTCCATCCATTTGTAGTGAGAGCTACCTAGGATTAGAAAATGATATACAATTTACTGACTTTAACTTAGTACACATTTATTCATTAATGCTCCACgagttataataataaattatgatatattatgAATATAAATCATAACCAAACTTTATTATAATAAACGCAAATAAATATAAGTTGTGacgctacatgtatatgtgtacactGGCTAATGTACACAACAAACCTATATAAGCACCTAACTTTTCCTAAACAGATATCGTACAGTTATTTATGTTCACTTAACAGTCACTTTGTCTTACCAATTCAGCATGTTGTAAACTCTTCTTCACTTCCTCATAAACCTGTGAATACATTTTAGGGATGATAATTTCCGAGAAAGTTTTTCTTGACGGTACTATATACCGAGGGTCGCATTCACTAATCATTTCTTTGAAATCCGTCGATCTTTTACAATAAATCTCGGTACTTTAGTTGTTATTCTCTGTGTCTTTTCTGATGAAGATGGGTATGGCTTGTGTGTGGAAAATGCTTGATTGATTGACTGTTGTTGTGCTTGTTTGTTATGCGAGATAATGTCTGTGTTACTTCCGCTCGATGTTTGCAAACACTTACTACTGGACGGGACGCTAGCTGCAGTAGCTGGGTGATGGCAATGCAAGTGAGTCGTCAGGTTCGTTGTCCCGCCAATACATTTAACGATTGTCCTACACAATCGACATCCAGTGATCTTTTCCTCGCTATTTCTTTCTCCTTTACGTACGATAAGGCCAAAATGCTGCCATACAGCCGCTTTGGCTTTTGGATTTTTTACGAGGTTATCATCCATGCCTAtgaaggccgccattttgaaacgtTATTAAGCACAAGATCGATCGTAATCTACCTATAATAACATCCAAAAAATCCATCTTAACCTATACATTTGGCTGAAATGttgttaaaacatatattttagttttaattttaaatggtCATTCCCGAATGATTCCGAGTGAACCGATACGACTTAATCGTACCGCGATACGTATCGTTTTCAAACTGAACCTGGATATATCGGTATACCGATAATACCGCGCACCACTTATTTACTCGATACTTTTGTACGGTTTAAACCCCTCAAAACATTAGATGATACATTTACTACACATAAATGCAACAGAGCAGTATGTTATGCAACACAATTATTTCTTGCAATATGAATCACATGGCAGGT
This genomic window from Argopecten irradians isolate NY chromosome 11, Ai_NY, whole genome shotgun sequence contains:
- the LOC138334268 gene encoding uncharacterized protein isoform X2, whose protein sequence is MSDQLCEDSWILYHVLDRLIGGRPMVTISRRLTLINDLLYNASAVSQVQLSTGSSAEGILMKGSDKDSMLIDKMVIILDFDQESLSITSDLRNESVFIMRDSNDRPGYVNLELINMRQQPPAMLLESIVPFGNSHFLSSALYTRCAAFILSTVFQVPIETHGPSTPLLNEKSKVGSDMDIVCAFSCSSWPVVAHEWVTRSRMYNWPVASLRDQIINGGCYVVPVGDKTSEYAFMQWRISFASAERKLIHSFSHVQFLVYCLLKYLFKQVSDRLKDIYGDEDIISSYILKTVVFHALETTPTSLWQEKNTFLCFMLCLKMLSAYVKAGHCPNYFIYKHNMFLGKVCGNRQQKLYRFLGDIHDMAWGSLSIGTFIKPTVGDHIDQVKRGEWEAILIPSTRSEKECDLKIIRETLQPVHNYSAPGSLKLLCNLLYKSESDMDDFIAYYGLVNGMSVEGMETFANDVCDRGNKGMYKSLRRSKRLLTPLVSACSSQGILPLATYHFQTGNYQKSLEMCGQVITYWKLYVNDHLSMKDEIRYEHLCCGRGYTLLQKCQIACSSDIKITKNSSRVCFHTNYSQN
- the LOC138334268 gene encoding uncharacterized protein isoform X1, whose translation is MACFETSQLLSTDQSRQTPDLPSTMSDQLCEDSWILYHVLDRLIGGRPMVTISRRLTLINDLLYNASAVSQVQLSTGSSAEGILMKGSDKDSMLIDKMVIILDFDQESLSITSDLRNESVFIMRDSNDRPGYVNLELINMRQQPPAMLLESIVPFGNSHFLSSALYTRCAAFILSTVFQVPIETHGPSTPLLNEKSKVGSDMDIVCAFSCSSWPVVAHEWVTRSRMYNWPVASLRDQIINGGCYVVPVGDKTSEYAFMQWRISFASAERKLIHSFSHVQFLVYCLLKYLFKQVSDRLKDIYGDEDIISSYILKTVVFHALETTPTSLWQEKNTFLCFMLCLKMLSAYVKAGHCPNYFIYKHNMFLGKVCGNRQQKLYRFLGDIHDMAWGSLSIGTFIKPTVGDHIDQVKRGEWEAILIPSTRSEKECDLKIIRETLQPVHNYSAPGSLKLLCNLLYKSESDMDDFIAYYGLVNGMSVEGMETFANDVCDRGNKGMYKSLRRSKRLLTPLVSACSSQGILPLATYHFQTGNYQKSLEMCGQVITYWKLYVNDHLSMKDEIRYEHLCCGRGYTLLQKCQIACSSDIKITKNSSRVCFHTNYSQN